ggtgtgtgagtgctccaaattactttttgttgtttatgatgtgatttatatgaaaactatgaaggtgttgcattctACTTTttatgatgcattagctttagatagctataaaaattgtacttaaaatcagtattttactctctgagtcgaacgcttactcctaTTCACCCTATTTTTTCGGGCTACAGAAgaagacctttttcagaataacctgctttTTTCCTCATaggttatcaataattacttaattgtattattattctctaaatttgtaatttagaactccgcatgtactagcagTAGCATGAATCTTGTCAGAAActgtatgaatttaagtttttgtattaataaataaaatttttttatgatttttcaacaatttctaaatgatgtaatagggttgagctgggctccgctaattttaatttctgataattattgggttaagttggctgaaataaaattataatagtttaatttaaattattttatatgcatgttgggcctaaattatgggcctagtcatgggtttaggaacaataaggcttactacgagtctcgggggctttatgctggcTCATGTCCTAGTGgcagtccagcccataggttaggTTGGGTAAATAAAGATCTATTAAAaaatcattatttaattatataaaaatctcgatacaaatatttaatttaacaatAATGCATCTAATATAAATCTTTTCTTCTATAAAATTGAGTTTTATAATAAGTAGATTAAATATTAATACTAAGATTTATGCATACacatatttaatttaacttaGCTATATTCATATAATACGTTTTGGTCAAGACAGAAATGATTCACCCAAGTCTGCCGCCATGCATGTTATCTCGTGGTTGTTGGGATTGTGGTGTCTTTGTTTATATGTGAAATACATTACGTTGAGTACTGTTGGAGTATTCTATTTCTAGTCCTCCCTCCGTCCGCAAAATCAGTGATCCAGGACTATTAAATTTGGCTCAAAATGGTCTCGCTCCATGTACAAGTGACAAAtgatgataaaataaaataacaagcCAGGCTAGTCCAAGAACACATGCAAACCCACTGTTACATTCAACAAACCTACCCAAAACAATATGGTGCATAAGCTGGCAATTAGTTCTTCACAGGTCTGGCGTATTAGGTATAAAggaaactctgccgaatttttgacATAAATTAGGATCTAtttgcctctttaaatttatttttaattggattaccactaataaattcacaataaaattatgtaggtgatcagggtcaatcatcttccttcacccaacctctacagtcgtctctggtgtactgtgagtaaaatattgattttacctataattttaatattattatatatattcaggcatgcccatacatcacttataaatatgtatttatgcagttaaatactaggcatgttTTGTGTTATATCTTTATTTGACGAAATGTTATGGATGTTGTTTTatagtaatttggagcaatgtgcgtgTGTTGGagtgcgtgtggtgtgtgataTTGGTTATGAACAGGACGGGTAGATGCGGTTGGAGCTTAACTCGCTGGGACCTGATCCTTTATGaataagtcagggtaggcacgaCTCGAGATGATCTTGCTGGCATCCACATTCggtctattaagagaaagtccggcttgagatatactcgctggcagaggttggatttaagagagctatataggggatcagctcccatatatatatatatatatatatatatatatatatattgattgttTAAACActatatgggtgtgtgagtgctccaaattactttttgttgtttatgatgtgatttatatgaaaactatgaaggtgttgcattctACTTTttatgatgcattagctttagatagctataaaaattgtacttaaaatcagtattttactctctgagtcgaacgtttACTCCTATTCACCCTATTTTTTCGGGCTACAGAAgaagacctttttcagaataacctgctttTTTCCTCATaggttatcaataattacttaattgtattattattctctaaatttgtaatttagaactccgcatgtactagcagTAGCATGAATCTTGTCAGAAActgtatgaatttaagtttttgtattaataaataaaatttttttatgatttttcaacaatttctaaaTGATGTAATAGGGTTGAGCTGGACTCCGCTAATTTTaatttctgataattattgggttaagttggctgaaataaaattataatagtttaatttaaattattttatatgcatgttgggcctaaattatgggcctAGTCATGGGTTTAGGAACAATAAGACTTACTACgagtctcgggggctttatgctggcTCATGTCCTAGTGgcagtccagcccataggttgggtcgtaacAGTATCTATTAAAaaatcattatttaattatataaaaatctcgatacaaatatttaatttaacaatAATGCATCTAATATAAATCTTTTCTTCTATAAAATTGAGTTTTATAATAAGTAGATTAAATATTAATACTAAGATTTATGCATACacatatttaatttaacttaGCTATATTCATATAATACGTTTTGGTCAAGATGTAAATGATTCACCCAAGTCTGCCGCCATGCATGTTATAATCGTGGTTGTTGGGATTGTGGTGTCTTTGTTTCTATGTGAAATACATTACGTTGAGTCTTGTTGGAGTATTCTATTTCTAGTCCTCCCTCCGTCATAAAATCGGTGATCCAGACTATTAAATTTGGCTCAAAATGGTCTCGCTCCATGTACAAGTGACAAAtgatgataaaataaaataacaagcCAGGCTAGTCCAAGAACACATGCAAACCCCTGTTACATTCAACAAACCTACCCAAAACAATATGGTGCATAAGTCGGCAATTAGTTCTTCACAGTGCAGCGTATTAGGTATAAAGGAAACTCTGCGAATTTTTGACATAAATTAGGATCTAtttgcctctttaaatttatttttaattggatTACCACTAATAAATttacaataaaattatgtaggtgatcagggtcaatcatcttccttcacccaacctctacagtcgtctctggtgtactgtgagtaaaatattgattttacctataattttaatattattatatatattcaggcatgcccatacatcacttataaatatgtatttatgcagttaaatactaggcatgttTTGTGTTATATCTTTATTTGACGAAATGTTATGGATGTTGTTTTatagtaatttggagcaatgtgcgtgTGTTGGagtgcgtgtggtgtgtgataTTGGTTATGAACAGGACGGGTAGATGCGGTTGGAGCTTAACTCGCTGGGACCTGATCCTTTATGaataagtcagggtaggcacgaCTCGAGATGATCTTGCTGGCATCCACATTCggtctattaagagaaagtccggcttgagatatactcgctggcagaggttggatttaagagagctatataggggatcagctcccatatatatatatatatatatatatatatatatatatatatatatatatatatatattgattgttTAAACActatatgggtgtgtgagtgctccaaattactttttgttgtttatgatgtgatttatatgaaaactatgaaggtgttgcattctACTTTttatgatgcattagctttagatagctataaaaattgtacttaaaatcagtattttactctctgagtcgaacgtttACTCCTATTCACCCTATTTTTTCGGGCTACAGAAgaagacctttttcagaataacctgctttTTTCCTCATaggttatcaataattacttaattgtattattattctctaaatttgtaatttagaactccgcatgtactagcaaAGCATGAATCTTGTCGAAATcgtatgaatttaagtttttgtattaataaataaaatttttttatgatttttcaacaatttctaaaTGATGTAATAGGGTTGAGCTGGACTCCGCTAATTTTaatttctgataattattgggttaagttggctgaaataaaattataatagtttaatttaaattattttatatgcatgttgggcctaaattgtgggcctagtcatgggtttaggaacaataaggcttactacgagtctcgggggctttatgctggcTCATGTCCTAGTGGCAGTCCAGCCCATAGATTGGGTAAATAAAGATTATCTATTAAAaaatcattatttaattatataaaaatctcgatacaaatatttaatttaacaatAATGCATCTAATATAAATCTTTTCTTCTATAAAATTGAGTTTTATAATAAGTAGATTAAATATTAATACTAAGATTTATGCATACacatatttaatttaacttaGCTATATTCATATAATACGTTTTGGTCAAGACAGAAATGATTCACCCAAGTCTGCCGCCATGCATGTTATACTGTGGTTGTTGGGATTGTGGTGCTGCTGTTTCTATGTGAAATACATTACGTTGAGTACTGTTGGAGTATTCTATTTCTAGTCCTCCCTCCGTCCGCAAAATCAGTGATCCAGGACTATTAAATTTGGCTCAAAATGGTCTCGCTCCATGTACAAGTGACAAAtgatgataaaataaaataacaagcCAGGCTAGTCCAAGAACACATGCAAACCCACTGTTACATTCAACAAACCTACCCAAAACAATATGGTGCATAAGCTGGCAATTAGTTCTTCACAGGTCTGGCGTTTCATTTGACACCCAcccaccctctctctctctctctctctctctctctctctctatgctcAATTAGCAGTAAGCAGAGCAGGGTCAATATATATAATTTaccttataaatatttttttatatttaattttttgttaatattttttataatagttattattagtaatcttttataatattttttatttattatttgaaaatttaattattttatatatttttttaaattaacaacTGATTTTTTGGATACTAAGTTTGTTGCAAATAGCAATCGTCTTATAAAATGATTGGAAAATTATAAAACTAAAGacattaaatttttttgtaactaattatattttgattactattagcaataaattttaattactaaATTAGTTGCTATTAACAATTGTTagttttttatcaaaatttttattttttaaaatttaattaatttaataatcaatttaattatCTGTTGTTATTTGTAATCGATTTAGTTATCAATTACTATTTACAATCAATCTCattattaattgaatttattactaAATCGATTagctattaattttaataaattagtaatTGATTGAATCTATTTTTTTTGtgagattttaaaaataattaaaattaatttttttttagcagTCATTCCTTCAATCCATTTAATTTTTTGAGTCAAAATTAATATTAACTTTTTTAAAAActaaattttatctaatttaattttcaGTCAAATTCAATGGATGAATTTCAAGTTAAATTATATGGGTATGATTGACATGTCAAAGTCATTTATATATTATGTACAGATGGGCTAGTTTTCATCGCAAAAAATTTTAACGCCTGATTTACGACAGATACGTTTTCGTCGCTAAAACATTCGTCAGAAATTTTTGCGACCAAAATTCTATCCGTCGCTAATATTTAGCGACGGAATTAGCGACGAAATATGTCGTCACTAATATAAATGAAACCGAATTGATTTTCAGTTACTAGTGTCGTCAAAAAAATGCCGTCGCTAATCCGTCACAAATCTGTGTCTAATTTTATCACTAAATCCGTCGTTAAAGTTATATGGTCTGTCGATAatgcataaataatttttaaaattttaaataattttaaaatttcgtCGCTAATTCGTCGTAAATCTGTCAAAaaagtaatattatttattattaaattcattattttttaattattttgttattcctatagaataaattaataaaaaatccataaataaatacaatatattaattatgATTTTCCTAATTAGCATAATTAAAATGCATATAttcataaagttgtaaaataatccaTACAAAGtagttaatattaataaaatgtaaGTTAAAATACAATCATATTCAGAAAAAATACTATTAATATTCCGCACATAATAATATCTTTAAACGGAAACATAAATAGCATAGTCAATTATCTAGATTATCCTATGGATTTGTAGAGTCTGAAGTGGTTGGATGTGAAGATGTTGCAAACTGAGTACCACCTGTGGTCTTTAACTCCTTTCGCACCTGATCAAGTATTTCAGCCATCATCTCTGCCCTCATTCGTGATGCTTTTTCAGCTATAAGTTGTTGAATTTCCTCTTGTGTCATCGCAGGCTGAGAAGATGACCCAGGATAAGCAAATCTGCATGATTGAGAGGTAGATGATCCACTTGTTTGAGATTTTGCAGAAGACCCAAAACCATACACCATTTCTTTATTAAAGCCTCCAGATACTTCTATCCACTTATCCATATCAAATATTGGTGGGGATTCAGAATTAGAACCATATTTCTCCACAATTGCACTTGCATAATCTTCCTAAACAAATGAAATACAGTAATATCTTATTAAATGAATAGCCAACACACATAACCTTACATTATAATCTAATACAACTTAATGacaatgaaattaaattagaaaaatattgtggtaaaattaatattttcaaagaaACTTACATCGACCCGTTGTGATTTGCCATCAATGAATACACCATCAGCACCCTTTTTGGTGTGAGTTGCTCGAAATACTTCAATCTTATTTGGTGGCCTACCTAACTTCTTTGtctacaaaataaaaattatcgtaTTGTGTAATCAACAAAATACACACTAAATAATTTTACAACCAACAAAAtgcataacaataaataaaaaatagcttaaattgaaaaattataccAATCGATCCTCATGAATCTCAATTTTGATTGAACCACTAGCATGTTTTGTAATTGACCCATCTTTTACTGTCATTCTATTAATCTTAGCAGATTATGACTTCTTTCGCCACTCTGGAGAACTCCAATAAGCAACAAGCTCATTCCACACCTTTGCTTTCATCCAGTTTGGTCCTAGATTGTGCAAATAAGCAATATCACTTTTCTTGTGCTTCACCAACATTTCATTCCTAGCTCTGTTAAGAATATCACGAAATCTATCCTTCCCAAGCTTATCCCAAGCAAGACGCACATTCTGCTCTTCAGTTTCATCCCACATGTAACGACCCTAAAAATTTCATAGTCAGATgttataaataaatatgacaATTTATATTTCAATCATCCAATAGATAAGTCATGTCAAACTAGATGAATACCCTAAAATAATAAGTATTATCCATTAAAATCCAAAAGCATTTCAGTTGTTTTTCAAACATCTAACAACAAAAAGACACAACCTGTTGAAAAGCCACTTCTATAATAATCATCAACATCCATTAATTCACAACCTTCCCACCATATAAATTCAACatattcaattgaattaatttcaaTATAAATAGGTAATTTGTATCTCACTTGAAATTTTCCAAATAGCTCATCCTTCATCTTATTGGGTATTTCTGCCCAAGATAAGTCATGCCAAACTAAATGAATACCCTAAAATAATAAGTATTTTCCATTAAAATCTGGCAGCATTTCAGCTGTTTTTCAAACTTCTAACAATAAAAAGGCACAACCTGTTGAAAAGCCACTTCTATAGTAATCATCAACATCCATTAATTCACAACCTTCCCACCATATAAATTCAACATATTCAATTGAATTACTTTCAATATAAATAGGTAATTTGTATCTcacttgaaaattttcaaatagcTCATCCTTCATCTTATTGGGTATTTCTGCCCAAGATAAGTCATGCCAAACTAAATGAATACCCTAAAATTCCAAGTATTTTCCATTAAAATTTGGCAGTATTTCAGCTGTTTTTCAAACATCTAACAACAAAAAGACACAACCTGTTGAAAAGCTACTTCTATAATAATCATCCACAtccattaattcacaatcttcccACCATATAAATTCAACatattcaattgaattaatttcaaTATAAATAGGTAATTTGTATCTCACTTGAAATTTTCCAAATAGCTCATCCTTCATCTTGTTGGGTATTTCTGCCCAAGTTTTCCATGGAGCTGTAAAGTGCATCTTAATGTCATTGGTTATTGAGCGAGAGACAGATATATTCAAGAAGCTGCACCATTAATAACATTTAAAGTAAAAAAACTTCacttaataagaaaattttttttgtAGAAGTTTTGTTTAATTTATCTCAACCGTCTTAAATATTGTTACTTACACAAGGCCCCTTAATCTTATCATTTGTCGAATTGTTGGGTTTACTGGTGTTGGCTGCCCTAAATTCGGACCTCTTGTTCGAACTGATGATGATGACGATGCTGCTACTTGCCCCCCTAATTGTAGTGGAGTAGGTGAAACTTGAGTATCCACTGGCAACTGTAGTGGCTCATGTCCTATGCTTTGGTCCTCATTTTGTTCATCCCTCAAAGACTGCATGGGTTGAGACATTGTGTCCTGTCGACCTCGTCCTCTACCTCTAGATGATGATATTCTACGAGGCATCCTGTAAAGCACAATATCCATATGTACCAAAGAGCAAATAAATGCATATATGTAAGAATTTCATATGGATTACAAGCTATGCAAAAATAATAGCTTCACAATCACATATAATAATAAAACACAAAATTACACAACAACTTAAGCATGAAACAATGAAATTACCCTTTTTGTACTATACAATAATGAAAATCAATCATCATCACTATCATCATCTTTATCGTTTTCATTTTTGTCTTCGTCTTCATCTTCCTCTTCGTCTTCGTCTTCATCTTCCTCTTCgtcttcctcctcctcctcctcctcctcctcctcctcttcctcctcatcctctCTACTTGGTTGCACTAAATGTTGCAATTCATTTTCATCTAACTCTACTATATGATTTGAATCAAGTAGCAAGCATGTATCATCAAGTTCAGTAGTTGGTAAAATTTCTAAAGGTCGAGAGATATCATCTTCTTGGTAAGCGACCTCATCAGAAATAAACCCGTTATCACTTATATCAACCACCTTATGAATGTTAAATGTGCTCCTAGCTTTGGTTTTGAATACTGCACACCAATCACCCCTTGTTTTATTAATTGCATGATATTTTGTGTAACACACTTGTTGAGCTTGATGGGCTAAAATAAATGGATCATTAGAGGAAAGCCTTGATTTGGGATGAATTTCTATAAGCCCGTGCTGAGGATGGACTCTTATCCCTTTATTAGTGTCAAACCATTCACATTTGAAAAGAATTATATTGTTTCCTACTCCCAAATACTCCAACTGTAGAACCTCATTCAACAAACCATAATAATCACTTTCATATTCATTGTAACAACTTCTTTTCACCCAAACACCACTATTCAATGTTTTTCGATCTCTACCATAATCATGTGTATGAAATTTAAAACCATTCACAAAGTACCCCTTATATGATTGAATTATACGTCCAGGGCCCTGAGCTATTTGGTAGATGCGCTCTTCAACTTCATTCTTCTCTACATATTCTTTGAACCAATTTGCAAAGTCTTGTTCCCGCAATTGTTCCAATTGTTGGTCATTGATATCTGGTATTATACCTCGTAAATGGTCATCAAACATCCTACACAATAATTTGATCACTTATATGTtgtatttcattaattaaaaagaGGACACATGTTAGTTAGGAATACTTACTCAATAAATGGTTCGATCTCTTGACAATTCAACAATACATAAATATGAGCAGCAGAATACTCCTCATTTGACATGATCCTTCTATG
This sequence is a window from Hevea brasiliensis isolate MT/VB/25A 57/8 chromosome 10, ASM3005281v1, whole genome shotgun sequence. Protein-coding genes within it:
- the LOC110645054 gene encoding uncharacterized protein LOC110645054, translated to MTVKDGSITKHASGSIKIEIHEDRLTKKLGRPPNKIEVFRATHTKKGADGVFIDGKSQRVDEDYASAIVEKYGSNSESPPIFDMDKWIEVSGGFNKEMVYGFGSSAKSQTSGSSTSQSCRFAYPGSSSQPAMTQEEIQQLIAEKASRMRAEMMAEILDQVRKELKTTGGTQFATSSHPTTSDSTNP